The Oryzias melastigma strain HK-1 linkage group LG13, ASM292280v2, whole genome shotgun sequence genome window below encodes:
- the LOC112149417 gene encoding P2Y purinoceptor 14 — MNNSMENQTNISDLDSIFILRVLPSLYCLIFVVGLPLNCMAAWTFFRVGAESGLVVYLQNMMLADLLMLITIPLRVADTLGLKNKDLFVITCRYTDVLFYNCLYMGIILIGFISLERYVKIVHPSSSASCTSRFSVLSLLRYLEKTRPAWVVVAISWVLIFSIVLPNVVMTSLEPTGQTFEDCMKLKTPMGVKWHKGISVFDTSLFWVTLVIVTFCYGSIGVKVYRSRRSMGQDSTGAFNRSNRSIFSILVVFSICFVPYHACRIQYTLCQVQDSNDGCKGGLVLRYLKEVTLLLSALNICLNPIVYFLMCPKFKETLKKKLSEKRRKRSHTVLSTLSST, encoded by the coding sequence ATGAACAACTCCATGGAGAATCAGACCAACATCTCCGACCTGGACAGTATCTTCATACTTCGGGTCCTGCCCTCGCTCTACTGCCTCATCTTCGTGGTGGGTCTGCCTCTCAACTGCATGGCTGCCTGGACCTTCTTCAGAGTTGGTGCAGAGTCTGGCCTGGTGGTCTACCTGCAGAACATGATGCTGGCCGACCTCCTCATGCTAATCACCATCCCCCTGAGAGTGGCAGATACTCTGGGCCTAAAGAACAAGGATCTCTTTGTGATCACTTGCAGATACACAGATGTGCTCTTCTATAATTGCTTGTACATGGGAATTATTCTCATTGGCTTCATCAGCCTCGAGCGCTATGTCAAGATTGTCCATCCCTCGTCTTCTGCCTCCTGCACATCCAGGTTTAGCGTGCTATCCTTGCTGCGCTATCTGGAGAAGACCAGGCCTGCTTGGGTGGTGGTGGCCATCAGCTGGGTCCTCATCTTCTCCATTGTGCTTCCGAATGTGGTGATGACGAGCCTGGAACCAACGGGACAGACCTTCGAGGACTGCATGAAGCTGAAGACGCCGATGGGAGTTAAGTGGCATAAAGGGATCAGTGTTTTTGACACATCCTTGTTCTGGGTGACGTTGGTCATTGTGACCTTCTGCTACGGCTCCATCGGCGTGAAGGTGTACAGGTCACGGAGGAGCATGGGCCAGGACAGCACCGGTGCCTTCAACAGGTCCAACcgcagcatcttcagcatcctgGTGGTTTTCTCCATCTGCTTTGTGCCGTACCACGCCTGCCGCATACAGTACACTCTCTGCCAGGTACAAGACTCAAATGACGGCTGCAAGGGTGGTCTTGTGCTTCGCTACCTGAAAGAGGTGACGCTCCTCCTGTCAGCTCTGAACATTTGCCTCAATCCCATCGTCTACTTCCTGATGTGTCCAAAATTCAAAGAGACTCTGAAGAAGAAACTGTCTGAAAAGAGAAGGAAGAGGTCCCATACAGTCTTATCCACTTTGAGCAGCACCTGA
- the LOC112149931 gene encoding P2Y purinoceptor 14, translating into MNNSMENQTNISDLDSIFILRVLPSLYCLIFVVGLPLNCMAAWMFFRVAAESGLVVYLQNMMLADLLMLITIPLRVADTLGLKNKDVFIITCRYANMLFFTCLLTGILFVCFISLERYVKIVHPSSSASCTSRFSVLSLLRYLEKTRHAWVVVAISWVVVLSIVLPNVVMTSLAPTGQTFQDCMELKTPMGVIWHTRVILFDASLFWVTLVIVTFCYGSIGVEVYRSQTGMCQDSTGACNRSSRSIFSILVMFFICFVPYHVCHVKCSLSQIQGSNDGCHDSLILHHLKEVSLFLSALTVCLNPVVYLLMCPKFQETLRRKLSERRRRRSQTVLSAQTPSNT; encoded by the coding sequence ATGAACAACTCCATGGAGAATCAGACCAACATCTCCGACCTGGACAGTATCTTCATACTTCGGGTCCTGCCCTCGCTCTACTGCCTCATCTTCGTGGTGGGTCTGCCTCTCAACTGCATGGCTGCCTGGATGTTCTTCCGAGTTGCTGCAGAGTCTGGCCTGGTGGTCTACCTGCAGAACATGATGCTGGCCGACCTCCTCATGCTAATCACCATCCCCCTGAGAGTGGCAGATACTCTGGGTCTCAAGAACAAGGATGTCTTCATCATCACTTGCAGATACGCTAACATGCTCTTCTTCACTTGCTTGCTCACGGGAATCCTCTTCGTCTGCTTCATCAGCCTCGAGCGCTATGTCAAGATTGTCCATCCCTCGTCTTCTGCCTCCTGCACATCCAGGTTTAGTGTGCTATCCTTGCTGCGCTATCTGGAGAAGACCAGGCATGCTTGGGTGGTGGTGGCCATCAGCTGGGTCGTCGTCCTGTCCATTGTGCTGCCGAATGTGGTGATGACGAGCCTGGCACCAACGGGACAGACCTTCCAGGACTGCATGGAGCTGAAGACGCCGATGGGAGTGATTTGGCACACAAGGGTCATTCTCTTTGATGCATCTTTGTTCTGGGTGACGTTGGTCATCGTGACCTTCTGCTACGGCTCCATCGGCGTGGAGGTGTACAGGTCACAGACAGGCATGTGCCAGGACAGCACCGGTGCCTGCAACCGGTCCAGCcgcagcatcttcagcatcctgGTGATGTTCTTCATCTGCTTTGTGCCGTACCACGTGTGCCATGTGAAGTGTAGTCTCAGTCAGATTCAAGGGTCAAACGACGGCTGCCACGACAGTCTTATACTTCACCACCTGAAGGAGGTGTCGCTCTTCCTGTCAGCTCTGACCGTCTGCCTCAACCCCGTCGTCTACCTGCTGATGTGTCCAAAATTCCAAGAGACTCTGAGGAGGAAACTGTCtgagaggagaaggaggagatcCCAGACAGTCCTCTCAGCCCAGACTCCGAGCAACACCTGA